From one Nilaparvata lugens isolate BPH chromosome 2, ASM1435652v1, whole genome shotgun sequence genomic stretch:
- the LOC111047712 gene encoding carboxypeptidase B, with protein MKLLVLLICISSILKGTVALEFGEVSSRISRPIYSPDDFLELFKYSSGFAWDHYPSFDEINDFIDYLGETYSDFVTVYLAGCSGEGRPIKVVHVKSGNCSANRIWIDGGIHGREWVTPSAVLLILFQLVERRESNSETIRGVDFFVCPIINPDGYEYSREFSNYWRKNRRKTETGCVGVDLNRNWIYQPEHRNTSGESCQELYPGPRPFSEPETQAIKTFLDQNRVNFKAFLTFHTYGQMIMYPYGYKAELPEDHDDLQRLATHIVQNISYHGGPQYKVVNTYNHSGFSVGGLDDYAKEVLGIKYTYTVELRDTGTYIFFLPRRLILPTSIDALVVAMTVAEQVSPM; from the exons ATGAAACTTTTAGTTCTGTTGATCTGCATTTCTTCTATATTGAAAGGAACTGTTGCATTAGAATTTG GTGAAGTAAGCTCAAGAATTTCAAGACCAATTTATTCTCCTGATGACTTTTTGGaactattcaaatattcttcGGGCTTCGCCTGGGATCACTACCCGAGCTTTGATGAAATCAATGACTTCATTGATTACTTGGGTGAAACTTATTCAGACTTTGTAACTGTCTATTTGGCTGGCTGTTCAGGTGAGGGGCGACCAATAAAAGTTGTTCATGTAAAGTCTGGAAATTGCAGTGCCAATCGAATTTGGATTGATGGAG GAATCCATGGCAGAGAATGGGTGACACCTTCAGCTGTGCTGTTAATACTCTTCCAACTCGTGGAGAGAAGAGAGTCTAATAGTGAGACAATTCGAGGGGTGGATTTCTTCGTCTGCCCCATTATAAATCCGGATGGCTACGAGTACTCCAGAGAGTTCTCCAACTATTGGAGGAAAAATAGGCGAAAGACGGAGACCGGCTGTGTGGGTGTTGATCTGAATAGGAACTGGATCTATCAGCCGGAACACAGAAACACCAGCGGAGAGTCGTGCCAGGAATTATATCCAGGCCCTCGCCCCTTCTCAGAACCAGAGACTCAAGCGATTAAAACATTTCTGGATCAGAATCGAGTGAACTTCAAA GCATTTTTGACTTTCCACACCTACGGCCAGATGATAATGTATCCTTATGGGTACAAGGCTGAACTGCCAGAAGACCACGATGACTTGCAACGTCTTGCAACCCACATTGTTCAGAATATCTCGTACCATGGAGGGCCTCAATACAAAGTTGTGAATACCTATAATCACTCAGGATTCTCAGTAG GTGGTTTGGATGACTATGCCAAAGAAGTTCTTGGAATAAAATACACGTACACTGTGGAGTTGAGAGATACTGGAACTTACATCTTCTTCCTTCCACGGAGACTCATCCTGCCCACTTCGATTGATGCGCTGGTTGTTGCAATGACAGTCGCCGAGCAAGTTTCTCCAATGTGA